A window from Leguminivora glycinivorella isolate SPB_JAAS2020 chromosome 16, LegGlyc_1.1, whole genome shotgun sequence encodes these proteins:
- the LOC125234915 gene encoding LOW QUALITY PROTEIN: dynein intermediate chain 2, ciliary (The sequence of the model RefSeq protein was modified relative to this genomic sequence to represent the inferred CDS: inserted 1 base in 1 codon), protein MSFDIDSDSDKEAAKSKANLAEGEDALDWLKPRTLIKPDDQEDIPEADLDEDVGRVLTQINPQWVADEVAYHYGRNMFTFKPKPTFGKAFPLFIYQGTAIRKDSDEAKQQIAAGYGMVGFDDAGPKRAKVKKTTEDAEEEEEPEAEAPPPAGEEAKVEEEQKPEEEKQDQAAEAVEGEQQGEGAAEEAEPEEAEAGGEAPGGGDEEIVIRPRVKKLANQFNFCERAALTFNNPRRSVETQTIPPARANFSGVALQSIIFDYYQEDYARKLKEKEDEKPKRLRKKAAKHAKSAQQIHDEQLAQRVREAWAVLERLVNQNIYDDIAQDYRYWDDPSDEFREGMGSLLPLWKFQYEPMRSHAVCDVAWNPHYQDLFAVAYGSLDFTNQQNEGCLCMYSIKNPAYPEYAVVTESPLICLDVYHETPYLICVGRYDGNVCVYNAQLTLESSYQYKSDSVKDKHSSIVWEIRWGPRLLDGEASFFSISGDGRVVQWAVMPGELQATTIITLQSPVAPIPGPDGTMLTVNSCGSCICFHPEKHEIFMVGTEDGMIHTCSLKYNRNYVRSIQAHHMPVYRINYNYFNNSIYASCSGDWRVKIWEDGRDEPLFMFELGAAVGDVKWAPYSSTVFAACTAEGKVYVYDLNVNKYRPICIQAVVSXKTKKLTRLDFNSRLPVIVCGDTKGTCHVLKLSPNLRVMCKPPKKATGVDQRTLQIMKLDKLLTLVRDPPYKVGVVDEKFEDD, encoded by the exons ATGTCTTTTGATATTGATAGTGACAGCGAC AAAGAAGCGGCTAAGTCGAAAGCCAACCTAGCAGAGGGCGAGGACGCCCTAGATTGGCTGAAGCCGCGTACGCTCATCAAACCTGACGACCAGGAGGACATTCCAGAAGCT GACCTTGACGAGGATGTTGGCCGAGTTCTGACGCAGATCAACCCGCAGTGGGTTGCCGATGAAGTAGCCTACCACTACGGAAGGAACATGTTCACCTTCAAACCAAAGCCAACCTTTGGCAAGGCGTTCCCACTGTTCATCTATCAGGGCACCGCTATTCGTAAGGATTCCGACGAGGCTAAACAACAAATTGCTGCCGGTTACG GTATGGTGGGCTTCGACGACGCCGGACCAAAGCGCGCAAAGGTTAAGAAGACAACGGAAGACGCAGAGGAGGAGGAGGAACCCGAGGCGGaggcgccgccgcccgccggcGAGGAGGCCAAAGTCGAAG agGAGCAAAAGCCGGAGGAGGAAAAGCAAGATCAAGCGGCGGAAGCGGTAGAGGGCGAGCAACAAGGAGAGGGCGCTGCCGAGGAAGCCGAGCCGGAAGAGG CGGAGgcagggggcgaagcccccggcgGCGGTGATGAGGAGATCGTCATCAGGCCGCGCGTCAAGAAGCTGGCCAACCAGTTCAACTTCTGCGAGCGGGCTGCTCTCACCTTCAACAACCCGAGACGT TCAGTCGAAACCCAAACGATCCCTCCTGCGCGAGCGAACTTCAGCGGCGTGGCCTTACAGAGCATCATTTTCGATTACTACCAAGAGGACTACGCCAGGAAACTGAAGGAGAAGGAAGATGAGAAACCCAAGAGA TTGCGGAAGAAAGCAGCCAAGCACGCGAAGTCCGCGCAGCAGATCCACGACGAGCAACTCGCACAGCGCGTGCGCGAGGCGTGGGCCGTGCTCGAGCGCCTCGTCAACCAGAACATCTATGACGACATTG CTCAAGACTACCGCTACTGGGACGACCCATCAGACGAGTTCCGCGAAGGCATGGGCTCTCTGCTGCCGCTGTGGAAGTTCCAGTACGAACCTATGCGCAGCCACGCGGTCTGTGACGTCGCTTGGAACCCGCACTATCAAGATTTATTTGCCGTCGCTTATGGTTCCT TGGATTTTACTAACCAACAAAACGAGGGATGCCTCTGCATGTACAGTATCAAGAATCCCGCATACCCTGAGTATGCAGTCGTTACCGAATCACCGCTCATTTGCCTCGATGTTTACCATGAGACGCCTTACCTTATTTGCGTCG GCCGCTACGATGGTAATGTGTGCGTTTACAACGCTCAATTGACGTTGGAGTCTTCTTACCAGTACAAATCGGATTCCGTTAAAGACAAACACAGCAGCATTGTATGGGag ATCCGCTGGGGTCCCCGCCTGCTTGACGGCGAGGCTTCTTTCTTCTCAATCTCCGGGGACGGTCGCGTGGTGCAGTGGGCAGTGATGCCGGGCGAGCTGCAGGCTACAACCATTATTACGCTGCAGTCGCCTGTCGCCCCTATACCTGGACCCGACGGGACCATGCTCACCGTTAACA GTTGCGGCAGCTGTATCTGCTTCCACCCCGAGAAACACGAGATTTTCATGGTGGGGACGGAAGACGGCATGATCCATACTTGCTCCTTGAAATATAATCGCAACTACGTGCGCTCAATACAG GCCCACCATATGCCGGTGTACAGAATCAACTACAACTACTTCAATAATAGCATTTACGCGTCTTGCTCTGGCGATTGGAGGGTAAAGATATGGGAAGATGGAAGAGA TGAACCCCTGTTCATGTTCGAACTGGGTGCTGCGGTAGGCGACGTGAAGTGGGCGCCCTACTCCAGCACCGTCTTCGCGGCGTGCACTGCCGAGGGAAAA GTGTACGTGTACGACTTGAACGTAAACAAATATCGGCCAATTTGCATCCAAGCCGTGGTCT AAAAGACGAAGAAATTGACGCGACTGGACTTCAATTCACGACTGCCGGTCATCGTCTGCGGCGACACTAA gGGAACCTGTCACGTGTTAAAACTGTCACCGAATTTACGAGTCATGTGCAAGCCACCTAAGAAAGCAACTGGCGTTGACCAGAGAACACTTCAG ATAATGAAGTTGGACAAGCTGCTGACCCTAGTTCGCGATCCGCCTTATAAAGTCGGAGTTGTGGATGAGAAATTTGAAGACGACTAA
- the LOC125234706 gene encoding ribitol 5-phosphate transferase FKRP isoform X2, translating into MRDARVALYKMLGVKAMIREDGRVQWFGCKRETQRCFPSVQGTPSYILSHRNTPPCCRRNMRRSAAHVLRALAQAGARCWLETTSLLGAVVRGDLLPWAEHVEIGIHASDVPRVPWLQRGGADPEGYVWERATKGHYYRVAYSATNNVYVLVLPFAAKNGTMWPADWVLAHQKPFPERHLHPLAQIQFAGKQAPAPNDASAFLDLKLGASAIERCNRIGPKLLYP; encoded by the exons ATGAGGGATGCCAGAGTTGCTCTTTACAAGATGTTGGGAGTCAaagctatgatcagagaagatGGCAGAGTGCAGTGGTTTGGATGTAAAAGGGAAACACAA CGATGCTTCCCATCAGTGCAAGGCACACCTTCATACATCCTGTCCCACCGCAACACGCCGCCATGTTGCCGGCGCAACATGCGGCGGAGCGCCGCGCACGTTCTGCGAGCGCTCGCTCAAGCCGGCGCGCGCTGCTGGCTGGAGACCACGTCCCTGCTGGGCGCTGTCGTGCG TGGAGACCTTCTACCTTGGGCCGAGCACGTGGAAATAGGCATCCATGCGTCCGACGTGCCGCGCGTGCCGTGGCTGCAGCGCGGAGGCGCCGACCCCGAGGGGTATGTGTGGGAACGAGCAACTAAAGGACACTACTATCG AGTGGCGTACTCTGCAACCAACAACGTGTACGTGCTAGTGCTGCCGTTCGCGGCCAAGAACGGGACCATGTGGCCGGCGGACTGGGTGCTGGCGCATCAGAAGCCTTTCCCGGAGAGGCACTTGCATCCGCTGGCACAG atacaATTCGCTGGAAAGCAGGCACCGGCGCCGAACGACGCAAGCGCTTTCTTAGACCTTAAACTGGGCGCTTCGGCCATCGAGAGGTGCAACCGAATTGGACCCAAGCTGCTATACCCATAA
- the LOC125234706 gene encoding ribitol 5-phosphate transferase FKRP isoform X1, which translates to MKIMLLRVLRCRIIVITLFIATGLTICVYFCPQFKLYPIAPVTVAPSPSHPRTSRHISKLLTVVFRQFEDFENDVADSVQSFVSAFPNVPVVVVCETAPYPPFPFSASNETLRNVKVVILELRLNAAPKELDPLTYIHTDYVLFVPDSTRVSRRVLQQAAIAATAPSAPAVAIGVANARLICQHIKWNYADWTLQYNKDASGKICDAVHGQHALLLKTSYLHTFPQPFALPFLNHSICKCLQKI; encoded by the coding sequence ATGAAAATAATGCTTTTACGCGTTTTGCGATGTCGCATtatagtaatcactttatttatAGCTACTGGACTTACTATATGTGTTTACTTCTGTCCGCAGTTTAAATTGTATCCTATTGCTCCTGTGACTGTAGCACCTAGCCCTTCACATCCCAGAACATCCCGCCATATATCAAAATTGTTAACTGTAGTGTTCCGTCAATTTGAAGACTTCGAAAATGATGTCGCGGACAGCGTGCAGTCATTCGTGTCGGCCTTCCCTAACGTGCCAGTGGTCGTGGTTTGCGAGACGGCGCCGTACCCACCTTTTCCATTCTCTGCTAGTAACGAGACCCTTCGGAACGTGAAGGTGGTAATATTAGAGCTGCGGCTCAACGCTGCGCCGAAGGAATTGGATCCTTTGACATATATTCACACTGATTATGTGCTATTTGTACCTGACTCGACGCGAGTCTCGCGGCGGGTGCTGCAGCAAGCGGCTATCGCGGCTACGGCGCCTTCTGCCCCTGCTGTAGCTATAGGAGTGGCAAATGCGCGTCTCATTTGTCAACATATCAAGTGGAATTATGCTGATTGGACTCTTCAGTATAATAAGGATGCATCAGGGAAGATCTGTGATGCTGTTCATGGACAGCATGCTTTGTTATTGAAGACATCATATTTGCACACCTTCCCACAGCCTTTTGCATTGCCATTCCTGAATCACTCTATTTGCAAATGTCTGCAAAAGATTTGA